The Vicia villosa cultivar HV-30 ecotype Madison, WI unplaced genomic scaffold, Vvil1.0 ctg.001953F_1_1, whole genome shotgun sequence genome window below encodes:
- the LOC131637244 gene encoding cytochrome P450 CYP736A12-like, with product MCSAIIIAIFSFLLLLFKISFRPKQNASFQRKPPGPPTLPIIGNLHILGTLPHRKLHELSKKYGSIMSLQLGQVPAVVISSSKAAELFLKTHDLVFATRPKIQGSELMSYGSKGVAFSEYGPYWRSVRKLCTLKLLSASKVEMFAPIRKEELGVLVKSLEKAALVGEVVNVSEAVENLVEDIIYKMILGRSKYEQFDLKKVVQEELALIGAFNLADYIPWLGVFDLQGLKRGFMKISKIFDEILEMIITEHEQTTNVDKARGEDFIDILLSIMHQTIDHESEQNQVIDRTNIKAILLDMIVAAIDTSATSIEWTLSELLRHPRVMKILQNEIQDEVGNKRMVEEKDLKKFNYLDIVVDEILRLHPVAPLLLPRESRESVTIDGYFIEKKTRVMINAWAIGRDPNIWSNNAEEFYPERFIDKKMNYQGYEFESIPFGSGRRRCPGIQLGLITIKLVVAQLVHCFNWELPSDINPSNLNMEEKFGLTTPRAQQLHAIPHYLLVDPEHV from the exons ATGTGTTCTGCAATAATAATAGCAATATTTTCTTTCCTTCTCCTTttattcaaaatctcttttcgtCCAAAACAAAATGCCAGTTTCCAAAGAAAACCACCAGGTCCACCAACACTTCCTATAATCGGAAACCTTCACATATTAGGCACACTTCCACATCGAAAACTTCATGAACTCTCCAAAAAATATGGTTCAATCATGTCCTTACAACTTGGTCAAGTACCAGCAGTTGTCATTTCATCTTCAAAAGCAGCAGAATTATTTCTCAAAACACACGACCTTGTTTTTGCTACCCGACCAAAGATTCAAGGATCTGAGCTCATGTCTTATGGTTCCAAAGGGGTGGCTTTTTCTGAGTATGGTCCTTATTGGCGTAGTGTAAGGAAGCTTTGCACTTTGAAACTTCTTAGTGCTTCCAAAGTTGAGATGTTTGCTCCTATTAGAAAAGAGGAGTTGGGTGTTTTGGTTAAATCATTGGAGAAAGCTGCTTTGGTGGGTGAGGTTGTGAATGTTAGTGAGGCTGTGGAAAATCTTGTTGAAGATATTATATATAAGATGATATTAGGTAGAAGTAAGTATGAGCAATTTGacttgaagaaggtggttcaAGAAGAATTGGCTTTGATTGGAGCTTTTAATCTAGCTGATTATATTCCTTGGTTAGGAGTATTTGATCTTCAG GGATTAAAACGAGGTTTCATGAAAATCAGTAAAATATTCGATGAGATCTTAGAGATGATAATAACAGAGCATGAACAAACTACTAATGTAGACAAAGCTAGAGGTGAAGACTTTATAGACATACTTCTTTCAATTATGCACCAAACCATTGATCACGAGAGTGAACAAAATCAAGTCATTGATCGAACCAACATCAAAGCTATTTTACTCGATATGATAGTGGCAGCAATTGATACATCTGCTACATCAATTGAGTGGACTTTATCTGAACTATTAAGACATCCAAGAGTGATGAAAATTCTTCAAAATGAGATACAAGATGAAGTAGGAAATAAGAGAATGGTTGAAGAGAAggatttgaagaagttcaattacCTTGATATTGTGGTTGATGAAATCTTAAGACTCCATCCTGTTGCACCCTTATTACTCCCTCGTGAATCTAGAGAGAGCGTCACAATTGATGGTTATTTCATAGAGAAAAAGACACGAGTCATGATAAATGCATGGGCAATAGGGAGAGATCCTAATATTTGGTCAAATAATGCTGAGGAATTTTACCCAGAGAGATTTATTGACAAAAAAATGAATTATCAAGGATACGAGTTTGAATCTATACCATTTGGTTCTGGTCGTAGGCGTTGTCCTGGAATTCAATTGGGTTTAATTACTATTAAATTGGTTGTAGCTCAACTGGTACATTGTTTTAATTGGGAACTTCCATCTGATATTAATCCTTCAAATTTGAACATGGAGGAAAAATTTGGCCTCACAACACCAAGAGCTCAACAATTACATGCAATACCACATTATCTTTTGGTTGATCCCGAACATGTATAA